In Nerophis ophidion isolate RoL-2023_Sa linkage group LG03, RoL_Noph_v1.0, whole genome shotgun sequence, the following are encoded in one genomic region:
- the pex11a gene encoding peroxisomal membrane protein 11A — MDVLINVINQSQGRDRIFRATQHACALCAHVLQHNWEQKELVDKLKSLEANLSAGRKLLRLGNAASAIEAAKRAVRLSDRVLCLCLTTANINRALYFICDNALWARNVGLVRGIDKERWSANASRCYLLSLITSLTRDVYVISQLMVHRARDQHFRQKMDAHLNQSPEVVDVIIPQLDAFLFLLLHSLKSQPSVFLDTIKNICDLPLPLDKLGIYKSNAGVVAFCGLVSSLIGIVTLIQPKLRIKP; from the exons ATGGACGTGCTGATAAACGTTATCAACCAAAGTCAAGGAAGAGACCGCATTTTCAG AGCAACTCAACACGCCTGTGCTTTGTGTGCTCATGTTCTCCAACACAATTGGGAGCAAAAAGAACTTGTGGACAAACTCAAGAGTCTGGAAGCCAACTTGAGTGCTGGACGAAAGT TGTTGAGGCTGGGGAACGCAGCAAGTGCCATTGAGGCTGCCAAACGAGCTGTGCGACTCTCAGACCGAGTGCTTTGCCTCTGCCTTACCACGGCCAACATCAACCGTGCACTCTACTTTATCTGCGACAACGCACTCTGGGCAAGGAACGTGGGCCTCGTCCGAGGTATCGACAAGGAACGCTGGAGCGCTAACGCCTCCCGTTGCTACTTGCTCTCGCTCATTACGAGCCTGACCAGAGATGTTTACGTCATCTCCCAGTTGATGGTGCACAGGGCGAGAGATCAGCACTTCAGGCAGAAGATGGATGCGCATCTCAACCAGAGTCCTGAAGTAGTTGACGTCATAATCCCTCAGTTGGATGCTTTTCTCTTTCTGCTGCTGCACAGCTTAAAGTCACAGCCGTCTGTCTTCTTGGACACCATCAAAAACATTTGTGATCTGCCCCTGCCCCTGGACAAATTGGGCATCTATAAGTCAAACGCTGGGGTGGTTGCCTTTTGTGGCCTGGTATCTTCATTGATCGGGATTGTGACGCTCATACAACCCAAGCTGAGAATTAAACCATAA